In one Bacteroidales bacterium genomic region, the following are encoded:
- a CDS encoding indolepyruvate oxidoreductase subunit beta, whose amino-acid sequence MKTDVILAGVGGQGILSIAATIGMAALDSHLFLKQSEVHGMSQRGGAVQSHMRLSDKEIFSDLIPKGEADIIISVEPMEGLRYLPYLSNQGWLVSNTKAYRNISGYPDERELIEEIKKVKNHIALNADSIASELAARRASNMVLLGAASPFFNLPFDGFKEGIRSIFSRKGEEVVGKNLQALEAGRAFTEKNR is encoded by the coding sequence ATGAAAACCGACGTAATTTTGGCCGGAGTTGGCGGGCAGGGTATATTATCCATTGCTGCCACGATTGGCATGGCTGCATTAGACAGCCATTTGTTTCTGAAACAATCTGAGGTTCACGGTATGAGCCAAAGGGGAGGGGCCGTGCAATCTCATATGCGGCTCTCAGATAAGGAGATCTTTTCGGATTTGATTCCCAAAGGAGAAGCCGATATCATCATATCCGTCGAACCTATGGAAGGGCTGAGATATTTACCTTATCTCTCAAATCAAGGTTGGCTGGTATCCAATACAAAAGCATACCGAAACATTTCCGGTTATCCGGATGAGCGGGAGCTGATAGAAGAAATCAAAAAGGTTAAGAATCATATTGCCCTGAATGCCGATTCCATAGCCTCCGAACTGGCTGCGCGGAGAGCCTCGAATATGGTTTTGCTGGGTGCAGCTTCTCCTTTTTTTAACCTCCCTTTTGATGGGTTTAAAGAAGGCATTCGAAGTATATTCAGCAGAAAAGGAGAGGAGGTAGTCGGGAAAAACCTCCAGGCATTAGAGGCAGGAAGAGCTTTTACTGAAAAAAACAGGTGA
- a CDS encoding prohibitin family protein, with translation MKKTTTFWILLAVIIVIVVILSSATFVTIQPGERGVIFRKFTTGLDKEHIYEPGFKMIAPWNEMNFYSIKEQQTEQELDVLDKNGLDIAMDVSVRFNPIPGDLGYLHENFGDQYISQLVIPEVRSTIRRVAGRYTAEEIYSTKREEVESSIKTETSQVLGENFVEMRALLIRSIQLPTQIKDAIEKKLQQEQEAMAYEYRLERERSEAERKEIEAEGEARANRIISESLTPELLKMRGIEATIQLSESQNSKVVVIGGGESGLPLILGNQ, from the coding sequence ATGAAAAAAACAACCACTTTTTGGATATTGCTTGCGGTGATCATAGTTATTGTTGTGATCTTAAGCAGTGCAACATTCGTTACCATTCAGCCGGGAGAACGGGGCGTAATTTTCAGAAAATTCACCACCGGCCTGGATAAAGAACACATTTACGAACCCGGATTCAAAATGATTGCTCCATGGAATGAAATGAACTTTTACAGTATAAAGGAGCAGCAAACGGAACAGGAACTGGATGTACTCGACAAAAACGGACTGGACATTGCCATGGATGTGTCGGTACGCTTTAACCCCATTCCCGGAGATCTCGGCTACTTGCATGAAAATTTCGGCGACCAGTATATTTCCCAACTCGTCATTCCCGAGGTAAGATCTACCATCCGGCGTGTAGCAGGACGGTACACCGCTGAAGAAATATATTCAACCAAAAGAGAGGAAGTGGAATCATCAATCAAAACTGAAACAAGTCAGGTTTTAGGGGAAAACTTTGTAGAAATGCGGGCCTTACTGATCCGCTCCATTCAGTTGCCTACTCAAATAAAAGATGCCATTGAGAAAAAACTGCAACAGGAGCAGGAAGCTATGGCCTATGAATACAGATTGGAAAGAGAGAGGAGTGAGGCCGAAAGAAAAGAGATCGAAGCCGAAGGGGAAGCCCGGGCCAACAGGATCATAAGCGAGAGCCTGACACCCGAACTCTTAAAAATGCGGGGAATTGAGGCCACAATACAATTATCCGAATCACAAAATTCAAAAGTTGTTGTTATTGGAGGCGGAGAATCAGGCCTGCCTTTAATTCTGGGTAATCAATAA